DNA from Roseomonas gilardii subsp. gilardii:
GCCGCTCTCCTTCACACCCCCGAAAGGCAGGCGCGGATCGGAGACCACGGGCTGGTTGACGAAGGCCGCGCCGCATTCCAGCGCCTCGGCGGCGATCCGTTCACCGCGCGCCAGGTCCCGGGTGAAGACGCCGCCGCCCAGGCCGAAGGCCGAGGCATTGGCCACGGCGATGGCCTCCGACTCGTCCCGCACCCCGATCACCGAGGCGACGGGGCCGAAGATCTCCTCGTCATGGGCCGGCATGCCCGGCTTGAGGCCGGTGAGGACCGTGGCCGGATAGAAGGCACCCGGCCCGTCCGGCACCTCCCCACCCAGCAGCAGCCGCGCGCCCTGGTCGATGCTCTGCCGCACCTGCCCGTGCAACTCGTCGCGCAGGTCCCGCCGGGCGATGGGGCCGTATTCGGTGTCCTTGTCGAAGGGATCGCCGAAGCGGCCAGCCTTCATCGCCTCCACCAGCAGCGCCTCGAACCGCTCGCGGACGGATTCGACCACGATGAAGCGCTTGGCGGCGATGCAGCTCTGGCCGGAATTGATCAGCCGTCCCTTGGCGCAGGCCGTGGCCGCCGCCTCCAGCTCGGCATCCTCCAGGATCAGGTAGGCATCGCTGCCGCCCAGCTCCAGCACCGTTTTCTTCAGCACCGAGCCCGCCTTGGCCGCCACCTTGCGCCCGGCCGGGCCGCTGCCGGTCAGGGTCACGGCGCGGACCAGCGGATGTTCGATCACCGCATCCACCGCATCGCTGCCGATCAGCAGGGTGCGGAACAGGTTGCGCGGGAAACCCGCCTCACGGAAGATCTCCTCGATCGCCAGGGCGCAGCCAGGGACGTTGGAGGCATGCTTCAGCACCCCGGCATTGCCCGCCATCAGGCCGGGCGCGGCGAAGCGGAAGACCTGCCAGAAGGGGAAGTTCCAGGGCATCACCGCCAGCACGACGCCGAGCGGGTTGAAGGCGACGAAGCTCTTGCGCGCCTCCGTCGGGGCATCCTCGCGGCTCAGGAAGCGCTCCGCGTTCTCCGCGTAGAAATCGCAGGTCGTGGCGCATTTGCGGGCCTCGGCCTCGCCCGCCGTCACCGGCTTGCCCATCTCGGTCGCCATCAGCCGGCCGAATTCCGGGGCGCGGTCGCGCAGGATGGCGGCCGCCCTGCGCATCGGCGCCGCGCGCTCGGCGAAGCTGGCGTGGCGCCAGTCGAGGAAGGCCCGGTGCGCCGCCTCCACGGCCCGCGCCACCTCCGCGGGCGGCAGGACCTCGTATTCCTTCACGGTCCGGCCGTTCACCGGAT
Protein-coding regions in this window:
- a CDS encoding NAD-dependent succinate-semialdehyde dehydrogenase encodes the protein MAIASVNPVNGRTVKEYEVLPPAEVARAVEAAHRAFLDWRHASFAERAAPMRRAAAILRDRAPEFGRLMATEMGKPVTAGEAEARKCATTCDFYAENAERFLSREDAPTEARKSFVAFNPLGVVLAVMPWNFPFWQVFRFAAPGLMAGNAGVLKHASNVPGCALAIEEIFREAGFPRNLFRTLLIGSDAVDAVIEHPLVRAVTLTGSGPAGRKVAAKAGSVLKKTVLELGGSDAYLILEDAELEAAATACAKGRLINSGQSCIAAKRFIVVESVRERFEALLVEAMKAGRFGDPFDKDTEYGPIARRDLRDELHGQVRQSIDQGARLLLGGEVPDGPGAFYPATVLTGLKPGMPAHDEEIFGPVASVIGVRDESEAIAVANASAFGLGGGVFTRDLARGERIAAEALECGAAFVNQPVVSDPRLPFGGVKESGYGRELSHFGIREFVNIKAVSVA